A stretch of the Methanomassiliicoccales archaeon genome encodes the following:
- a CDS encoding homoserine O-acetyltransferase has protein sequence MKSSDGSVGIVETKSADITKPLSLESGQTLSSFRIAYETYGKLNKEKNNAILICHALSGDAHAAGYHEGDTRPGWWDSSIGPGKGFDTSKFFVICSNVLGGCKGSTGPSSPDPETGRPYGIRFPVVTIKDMVNAQMALVEHLGIDQLFAVAGGSMGGMQVLQWAITYPDRMKRAVVIASSAYSSPQQIAFNAVGRRAIITDPEWNGGDYYGKSPPSNGLSLARMIGHITYLSDESMYSKFGRRLQDKETIGYDFNNDFQVESYLSHQGDSFVKRFDANSYLYVTKAIDYFDLNEEDSLIRGLSKVRSNTLVIAVSSDWLYPPYQSQEIVTALSANNIKVKYAEIKSNYGHDAFLVEPGQLNYHLRQFLGRTVVGDLMSINVPTVSEGSTIQNAARIMLDLEVNHLPVLDTGGKLVGIVTSWDIARAVAMGYSSLLDIISRPVLTARPDEEMEEAASRMEQYHITALPVVDDHKRVLGLISVDKMGLLFGGGIESDV, from the coding sequence ATGAAGAGCTCCGACGGATCGGTGGGCATCGTCGAGACCAAGTCAGCGGACATCACCAAGCCGCTGAGCCTCGAGTCCGGTCAAACCCTTTCCTCCTTTCGCATCGCCTACGAGACATATGGAAAGCTGAACAAGGAAAAGAACAATGCCATATTGATCTGCCACGCATTGTCCGGCGATGCTCATGCGGCCGGTTATCATGAAGGGGACACCCGCCCTGGATGGTGGGACAGCTCGATCGGTCCTGGCAAAGGCTTTGACACCTCGAAGTTCTTCGTCATCTGCTCGAACGTCCTGGGTGGATGCAAGGGGAGCACCGGCCCCTCCTCTCCAGACCCGGAGACCGGCAGGCCTTATGGTATTCGGTTCCCTGTCGTGACCATCAAGGACATGGTGAATGCGCAGATGGCCCTGGTGGAGCATCTGGGGATTGACCAGTTGTTCGCCGTGGCCGGCGGGTCGATGGGCGGCATGCAGGTACTCCAGTGGGCGATCACATATCCGGACAGGATGAAGCGGGCCGTGGTGATAGCCTCGAGCGCCTATTCCAGCCCTCAGCAGATCGCCTTCAATGCGGTCGGCAGAAGGGCCATAATCACCGACCCGGAATGGAACGGGGGCGACTATTACGGTAAGTCGCCTCCATCCAACGGCCTTTCCCTGGCCAGGATGATCGGTCACATCACCTACCTCTCCGATGAGTCGATGTACTCCAAGTTCGGGAGGCGGTTACAGGACAAGGAGACGATCGGTTATGATTTCAACAACGATTTCCAGGTGGAAAGTTACCTCTCCCATCAGGGCGACTCGTTCGTCAAGCGCTTCGATGCGAACTCTTACCTTTATGTGACCAAAGCGATCGACTATTTCGATCTGAACGAAGAGGATTCCCTCATCCGCGGGCTTTCCAAGGTCCGGTCGAACACCCTCGTCATCGCCGTATCGTCGGACTGGCTGTATCCGCCTTACCAGTCGCAGGAGATAGTCACGGCGCTGAGCGCAAACAATATCAAGGTCAAGTATGCCGAGATCAAATCCAACTACGGCCACGATGCATTCCTGGTGGAGCCGGGTCAGCTGAACTATCATCTACGCCAGTTCCTGGGCCGAACGGTGGTCGGCGACCTGATGAGCATCAATGTGCCGACGGTCTCCGAAGGGTCGACCATCCAGAACGCTGCCAGGATCATGTTGGACCTCGAGGTCAATCATCTGCCTGTATTGGATACCGGCGGAAAGCTGGTCGGAATCGTGACCTCCTGGGACATCGCTCGGGCGGTCGCGATGGGTTATTCCTCGCTTCTGGACATCATTTCCAGGCCGGTGCTCACGGCACGACCGGACGAGGAGATGGAGGAGGCGGCCTCAAGGATGGAGCAGTATCATATCACGGCATTGCCGGTGGTGGACGACCACAAAAGGGTGCTCGGTCTGATATCCGTCGACAAGATGGGCCTGCTGTTCGGAGGGGGCATTGAATCGGATGTTTGA
- a CDS encoding O-acetylhomoserine aminocarboxypropyltransferase/cysteine synthase family protein, whose product MIKLTEKKPGLGTLAVHAGQPQAGDPSTTSRAVPIYQTTSYVFKSADHAANLFGLKELGNIYTRLMNPTTDVFEQRVAAIEGGTAGLGVASGQAAITYALLAVSRPGDEIVSADNLYGGTYELLNYTFPNLGRKVRFVKSTDVSSIEEAFTNKTRAVYLESVGNPKLDIPDFEAIAKIAHRNGVPLVVDNTTGIGLVRPIDHGADIVVHSATKYIGGHGNSIGGIIIDSGKFRWDNGKFPEFTEPDPSYHGLKYWETFGNFPGLGNVALAFNIRVKLLRDTGAALSPFNSWLFLQGLETLHLRVQRHSENAFAVAKFLKDHPKVAWVNYPGLPNHASHETAKKYLHGGFGPLVGFGVKGGREAGEKVINNVKLFSHVANIGDTKSLIIHPATTTHQQLSPEEQRSTGVTDDYIRLAIGIEDIDDIIADLDQALRVV is encoded by the coding sequence GTGATTAAACTGACAGAAAAGAAACCAGGATTAGGAACGCTGGCAGTGCATGCCGGACAACCACAGGCCGGAGACCCATCGACCACTTCGAGAGCTGTACCGATCTATCAGACGACCTCTTACGTGTTCAAATCGGCCGACCACGCGGCCAATCTGTTCGGGCTGAAGGAACTGGGAAACATTTACACCAGATTGATGAACCCCACCACGGACGTGTTCGAGCAGAGAGTGGCCGCGATAGAGGGAGGCACAGCCGGTCTAGGTGTGGCATCTGGACAGGCAGCGATCACCTATGCTCTGTTGGCAGTTTCCCGTCCAGGCGATGAGATAGTATCCGCTGATAACCTCTACGGCGGCACATATGAGCTGCTCAACTATACCTTCCCAAATCTGGGAAGAAAGGTCCGGTTCGTCAAGTCCACCGACGTGTCCTCTATCGAGGAGGCTTTCACGAACAAGACCCGTGCGGTCTATCTTGAATCGGTGGGCAACCCGAAATTGGATATTCCGGACTTCGAGGCCATAGCCAAGATCGCTCACCGAAACGGGGTGCCGCTGGTGGTCGACAATACCACCGGTATCGGACTGGTCAGGCCGATCGATCATGGTGCCGATATAGTGGTCCATTCGGCCACCAAGTACATCGGAGGCCACGGCAACTCCATAGGCGGCATCATCATAGATTCCGGCAAGTTCCGGTGGGACAACGGGAAGTTCCCTGAATTCACCGAACCGGACCCCAGCTATCACGGTCTGAAGTACTGGGAGACGTTCGGCAACTTTCCAGGATTGGGGAATGTCGCTCTCGCCTTCAACATCCGGGTGAAACTTCTGCGGGACACCGGGGCGGCCCTGTCACCTTTCAACTCTTGGTTGTTCCTGCAGGGGCTGGAGACGCTGCATTTGCGGGTTCAAAGGCACTCCGAGAACGCCTTTGCCGTGGCCAAGTTCTTGAAGGACCACCCAAAGGTGGCGTGGGTGAACTATCCTGGTCTGCCCAACCATGCCAGCCATGAGACGGCGAAGAAATACCTCCATGGGGGGTTCGGGCCTCTGGTAGGGTTCGGGGTCAAGGGAGGGCGTGAGGCTGGAGAGAAGGTCATTAACAACGTCAAGCTGTTCTCCCACGTGGCCAACATCGGGGACACGAAGAGCCTCATCATTCACCCGGCCACCACCACGCACCAGCAGCTCAGCCCCGAGGAACAGAGATCGACCGGAGTGACGGACGATTACATCAGGTTGGCGATCGGCATCGAGGACATCGACGACATAATCGCCGATCTTGATCAGGCTTTGAGGGTAGTATGA
- a CDS encoding PadR family transcriptional regulator: protein MISDIEAAILGLLCERSQYGYDLDRTIEERGMRNWTQIGFSSIYYVLKRLEGSGLITSILETVEGKPSRRIYTVTDLGRTAMKEKIVDVLSRCPKLVSPFDLGLANMDMLTREEAVECLTKHVEALNERARFLERAIAESMGRGDPYRVTLLFELPLVHLEAERECIDRLIVRLEEGERL from the coding sequence GTGATATCCGACATCGAGGCGGCGATTCTTGGTCTGCTTTGCGAGAGATCTCAATACGGATACGATCTGGACCGCACCATCGAAGAAAGAGGAATGCGCAACTGGACCCAAATAGGATTTTCCTCGATATATTACGTGCTAAAGCGCCTGGAAGGATCGGGACTTATCACCAGCATTCTCGAGACGGTAGAGGGCAAACCTTCCCGGAGGATCTACACCGTAACCGATCTGGGAAGGACGGCAATGAAGGAGAAGATCGTCGATGTTCTGTCCAGATGCCCAAAGCTGGTCTCGCCGTTCGACCTGGGGCTGGCTAACATGGACATGCTCACCCGAGAAGAGGCGGTCGAATGCCTCACAAAGCATGTGGAAGCGTTGAACGAAAGGGCCCGGTTCTTGGAACGAGCTATCGCCGAGAGCATGGGACGGGGCGATCCTTATAGGGTGACCCTCCTGTTCGAGCTTCCCCTGGTCCATCTGGAAGCGGAGCGAGAATGCATTGACAGATTGATCGTTCGGTTAGAAGAGGGAGAAAGGTTGTAG
- a CDS encoding BtrH N-terminal domain-containing protein, with the protein MQKDLTIEGFQTLGGKHCWSASARSVLNYHGIELSEEMVFGLSGGLSFIYWYGKGMPAPFVGGRYGKGNEPLADTFRRIGGDVTVKETSSGSKAAKDLVDSMMRGEPAIVFVDMAYLPYMMMPEDAHFGGHTIVVHGVSTDGIAHISDRSVVPFALKMDDLQKARGSKFNPFQPKNRMLLPRYPDEVSDLAPGIRQSIANSCDSMLDPSISNLGLKGMKKWSMEVRKWPVSFKGMALFGCLLNLFIYIEIGGTGGGAFRPMYADFLDESARMIGAPELTSVASEFRKCGSIWSEIAREAMPDEWGSLAQARRLMVKKNDLFEREGPHARDRICEINRELDGELKGTIKAEFDSLSPSRALSLAENLSGLIHNLEKAESDAFDTLRGVISRADDRPGNENNITKVRP; encoded by the coding sequence ATGCAAAAGGACCTGACGATAGAAGGGTTTCAGACCCTGGGAGGGAAACACTGCTGGTCTGCATCGGCCAGATCGGTGCTGAACTACCATGGAATAGAACTGTCGGAAGAGATGGTCTTCGGACTCAGCGGCGGATTGTCGTTCATCTACTGGTATGGTAAGGGTATGCCGGCCCCTTTCGTCGGGGGACGGTACGGCAAAGGGAACGAACCGCTGGCAGACACATTCAGACGGATCGGGGGGGATGTGACCGTCAAGGAAACCTCCAGCGGTTCGAAGGCTGCAAAGGACCTTGTGGATTCGATGATGAGAGGTGAACCGGCCATCGTCTTCGTGGATATGGCCTACCTACCCTACATGATGATGCCGGAGGATGCCCATTTCGGAGGACATACTATAGTTGTGCACGGGGTGAGCACCGATGGGATCGCACACATAAGTGACAGGAGCGTCGTCCCCTTTGCCCTGAAAATGGATGATCTGCAGAAGGCCAGGGGATCGAAGTTCAATCCTTTCCAGCCCAAGAACAGGATGCTGCTGCCCCGCTATCCAGATGAAGTATCCGACCTGGCCCCGGGTATAAGGCAGAGCATAGCGAACTCCTGTGACTCGATGCTCGACCCTTCGATATCCAACCTTGGGCTGAAAGGAATGAAGAAATGGTCGATGGAGGTCCGGAAATGGCCGGTCAGCTTCAAAGGCATGGCATTATTTGGATGCCTCCTGAACCTGTTCATCTATATCGAGATCGGAGGCACCGGAGGAGGGGCGTTCAGGCCCATGTATGCGGATTTCCTGGATGAATCAGCGCGCATGATCGGCGCCCCGGAACTTACCTCGGTGGCCTCTGAGTTCAGAAAATGCGGTAGCATATGGTCGGAGATAGCCAGGGAGGCCATGCCGGACGAGTGGGGATCTCTGGCCCAGGCGAGGCGCCTCATGGTGAAGAAGAACGACCTGTTCGAGCGGGAAGGCCCGCACGCTCGGGATAGGATCTGCGAGATCAACCGAGAGCTCGACGGAGAGTTGAAAGGCACCATCAAGGCGGAATTCGATTCCCTGAGCCCTTCCCGGGCATTAAGCCTCGCGGAGAACCTGAGCGGACTGATCCATAACCTGGAGAAGGCCGAATCGGATGCATTCGATACGCTGCGCGGGGTCATCTCACGGGCCGATGATCGGCCCGGGAATGAAAACAATATAACCAAGGTACGGCCCTAA
- a CDS encoding DUF1015 domain-containing protein — protein MVQFRPFQGYVPNIGAQDKVTDRVSPPYDVISKEELAELQSHPLNVTNITLGGIDGRYEEAGRKLASWIEQGRLRKDEKESFYLYRQTFTENFEKLRRTGIIGVLRSEGYDPDGVIPHEETFSKVKEDRLNLLRGVETHCESIFCLHDGLPADLVSIMNKSATPVLEWTERQGVTHSLLRISDPIVVKRMMTELGSKRLLIADGHHRYETSVRYAQENPTDERKQFVMATLVSTDDPGLIVRPTHRLLSGMEISEDDLIDRLEEFFYLRIFDRLPEMIGALTASKETALGLWTKNERYILLVPRETDPTDMMWSVDTFVCEKVLLDKVVVPNAGKDFRISYDHDPISVGDKIQKGEADIAVILNTPNLEAIWQVALGGRVMPKKSTYFWPKIWSGFLYYRMK, from the coding sequence ATGGTCCAGTTCCGTCCTTTCCAGGGATATGTCCCGAACATCGGCGCGCAAGATAAGGTCACCGACCGGGTATCCCCACCCTACGACGTCATTTCAAAGGAGGAACTGGCGGAGCTTCAGTCCCATCCGCTGAACGTGACCAACATCACCCTGGGCGGGATCGATGGCAGGTACGAGGAAGCGGGTAGGAAACTGGCATCATGGATCGAGCAGGGCAGGCTGAGAAAGGATGAGAAGGAATCGTTCTACCTGTATCGGCAGACCTTCACTGAAAACTTTGAGAAACTGCGCCGAACTGGGATCATCGGCGTCCTTAGGTCGGAAGGCTACGACCCGGACGGGGTCATCCCCCACGAGGAGACGTTCTCCAAGGTCAAGGAGGACCGCCTGAACCTGCTGCGGGGGGTCGAGACCCATTGCGAATCGATATTCTGCCTGCACGATGGGCTGCCCGCCGACCTGGTCAGTATTATGAACAAGAGCGCGACCCCGGTCCTGGAATGGACCGAGAGGCAGGGAGTGACCCACTCGCTCCTACGCATATCTGACCCGATCGTGGTCAAGAGGATGATGACCGAGCTTGGTTCCAAGAGGCTGCTGATCGCTGACGGACATCACCGCTATGAGACATCCGTCCGATACGCCCAGGAGAATCCGACCGACGAACGCAAGCAGTTCGTCATGGCCACGCTCGTCTCCACCGACGACCCGGGTTTGATCGTAAGACCCACCCACCGGCTGCTATCCGGCATGGAGATCAGCGAGGACGACCTGATCGACCGGTTGGAGGAGTTCTTCTACCTCCGCATCTTCGACCGCTTGCCGGAAATGATCGGCGCCCTCACCGCATCGAAAGAGACCGCCCTGGGCCTTTGGACCAAGAACGAACGGTATATCCTCCTCGTGCCAAGGGAGACCGATCCCACGGATATGATGTGGTCGGTGGACACGTTCGTCTGTGAGAAGGTATTGCTGGACAAGGTTGTAGTCCCGAACGCTGGCAAGGATTTCAGGATCTCCTACGACCACGACCCGATCTCCGTCGGTGACAAGATACAGAAGGGCGAGGCGGACATAGCGGTCATCCTGAACACCCCCAATCTTGAGGCGATCTGGCAAGTGGCGTTGGGAGGACGGGTCATGCCGAAGAAGTCGACATATTTCTGGCCCAAGATCTGGTCCGGATTCCTATACTACCGTATGAAGTGA
- a CDS encoding NAD-binding protein: MNRRLLYSISIFAGVLLSGTVAFTFVEPSVHENPLLSLYFTITTVFTVGYGDIIPTTDVSRFTATVVMVMGIAAGVSTLQSLFDLAIKRDLRRELGLPERRVRMKDHYIICGYGNVGREVLDQLVKKGEKYLVIENDRGKVEGLVEKGVPVISGDAESEEVLQRANISTAKGLIATMKDSQNMIVVLTAKTLNPKIQVVSEVEDHNNEAKLRLVGADSIVNCHEMGARLMVGRARHITIDPVCGQEISAPDAKFDYRYQDGTYHFCSKECMEAFKLNPERFKELRNVLDSTCGMGSR; this comes from the coding sequence ATGAACCGCAGGCTTCTCTATTCGATCTCGATATTCGCCGGGGTCCTGCTATCGGGGACGGTCGCTTTCACGTTCGTGGAACCGTCGGTCCATGAAAACCCCCTGCTGTCCCTGTACTTTACCATAACGACAGTATTCACCGTCGGATATGGGGACATCATACCGACCACGGACGTCAGCCGGTTCACGGCGACGGTCGTGATGGTAATGGGAATAGCGGCCGGGGTCTCCACGTTGCAGAGCCTGTTCGACCTGGCCATCAAGCGTGACCTGAGGAGAGAGCTGGGCCTGCCTGAAAGGAGGGTCAGGATGAAGGATCATTACATCATTTGCGGATACGGAAATGTAGGAAGGGAGGTCTTGGACCAGTTGGTCAAGAAGGGCGAGAAGTACCTGGTCATCGAGAACGACCGTGGGAAGGTGGAGGGCCTGGTGGAAAAGGGTGTCCCGGTCATCTCCGGCGACGCCGAATCGGAAGAGGTGCTGCAAAGGGCCAACATCTCGACCGCAAAGGGTCTTATCGCCACCATGAAGGATTCCCAGAACATGATCGTGGTCCTGACGGCCAAGACCCTGAACCCGAAGATCCAGGTGGTATCCGAGGTGGAGGATCACAACAATGAGGCCAAGCTGAGGCTGGTAGGGGCTGACAGCATCGTCAATTGTCATGAGATGGGGGCCAGGCTCATGGTGGGCAGAGCACGCCACATCACCATCGATCCGGTCTGCGGCCAGGAGATCAGCGCTCCCGATGCCAAATTCGACTACCGGTATCAGGACGGGACCTATCACTTCTGCTCGAAGGAGTGCATGGAAGCATTCAAGCTCAATCCCGAGCGGTTCAAGGAACTAAGGAATGTGCTGGACAGCACCTGCGGGATGGGATCCCGATAA
- the rqcH gene encoding ribosome rescue protein RqcH, whose product MKGEMNAFDIMAISGEMQSLVGGFVDKVFNWDKRNVLFRINTQQGKMELYFKGTKWLFVPESKPDAPDTPSSFAVHARKLLGNARVLSVEQREFDRILVLKVANREAAFDIIFELFGDGNLLIVGDGKIVNCIEQKKWRHRDVLIGADYQFPLSRFDPKVEDEGGFKKAIAGSTADVVRTLATSANIGGQYAEEVCLRSGIDKSRKAKTLTDQETNGLFQSIRDVLDSIKASPSPRLIYDGDLVVDVTPIELRMHSSLRPEKKATMSEALDMFVKSVRVEEKKEEKDEELERLIRQMEQMTQNVTRQREESERLAERANSLYINYQQATDLLARLKEIASMGDWEAIKSAMLGIPGVVTVDPKNHNATVKLGEFEVKVDYTAGLEENANLLFLEAKEAKSKLVGAEQAAKETELKIASRRKKGEAMARTAVKEVKPTKRFWFEAYKWFITSGGKLVLAGRDARGNDQVVKKHLTSKDRYAHADVHGAPSTILKEGGTATEEELRELCLFALAHSKAWNAGVSEGTAYWVEPDQVTKTPDAGEFVPRGGFVIRGKRNYAHHLPLELAVGEISYEGARKIMSGPRSSVEKLSTKYAVIVPGKNTGGNASAVLAKIFGVPEEEIARILPPGEAEIKERHNLE is encoded by the coding sequence ATGAAGGGAGAGATGAACGCATTCGATATCATGGCGATATCGGGCGAAATGCAGTCGCTTGTCGGCGGATTCGTTGACAAGGTGTTCAACTGGGACAAAAGGAACGTCCTATTCCGGATCAACACCCAGCAGGGAAAGATGGAACTCTACTTCAAGGGCACCAAGTGGCTCTTCGTGCCGGAATCGAAACCGGACGCCCCGGACACCCCTTCCAGCTTTGCCGTCCATGCGCGAAAGTTGCTCGGCAATGCCCGCGTGCTCTCGGTGGAACAACGAGAGTTCGACCGGATCCTGGTCCTGAAGGTGGCGAACAGGGAGGCCGCTTTCGACATCATCTTCGAGTTGTTCGGAGATGGTAACCTGCTCATAGTGGGCGATGGAAAGATCGTGAACTGCATCGAACAGAAGAAGTGGCGTCACAGGGATGTGCTCATCGGCGCCGATTACCAGTTTCCCCTTTCCCGTTTCGATCCCAAGGTCGAGGACGAGGGCGGATTCAAGAAGGCCATCGCTGGCTCCACCGCTGATGTGGTCCGGACACTGGCCACCTCAGCCAACATCGGCGGGCAGTACGCAGAGGAAGTTTGTCTGCGATCCGGTATCGACAAGTCCCGAAAGGCCAAGACCCTCACCGACCAGGAGACCAACGGCCTGTTCCAATCCATCAGGGATGTGCTCGACTCCATCAAGGCCTCGCCCAGCCCCAGACTGATATACGACGGCGATCTGGTGGTCGACGTGACCCCGATCGAGCTGCGCATGCATTCCTCACTGCGTCCTGAAAAGAAGGCCACGATGTCGGAGGCCTTGGACATGTTCGTGAAGAGCGTCCGGGTGGAGGAGAAGAAGGAAGAGAAGGACGAAGAGCTGGAACGTCTCATCCGCCAGATGGAACAGATGACCCAGAACGTCACCCGGCAACGCGAGGAATCGGAACGTCTGGCAGAACGGGCGAACTCATTGTACATCAACTATCAGCAGGCCACCGACCTGCTTGCCAGGCTGAAGGAGATCGCCTCCATGGGAGACTGGGAGGCTATCAAGTCTGCGATGCTGGGAATTCCCGGAGTGGTCACCGTAGACCCGAAGAACCACAACGCCACGGTGAAGCTCGGAGAGTTCGAGGTGAAGGTGGACTACACCGCAGGACTGGAAGAGAATGCCAACCTCCTTTTCCTTGAGGCCAAGGAAGCAAAGTCCAAACTGGTGGGCGCTGAACAGGCCGCCAAGGAAACTGAACTGAAGATAGCCTCCCGAAGGAAGAAGGGAGAAGCCATGGCCCGTACCGCCGTCAAGGAGGTCAAACCTACGAAACGGTTCTGGTTCGAAGCCTATAAATGGTTCATCACCTCGGGTGGAAAGCTTGTGCTCGCCGGTCGCGACGCCCGAGGCAACGATCAGGTGGTAAAGAAGCATCTGACTTCGAAGGACCGGTACGCCCATGCGGACGTCCATGGGGCTCCGTCAACGATACTCAAAGAGGGCGGAACGGCCACGGAGGAGGAGTTGCGTGAACTGTGCCTGTTCGCGCTGGCGCATTCCAAGGCCTGGAACGCCGGAGTGAGCGAAGGGACCGCCTATTGGGTGGAACCGGACCAGGTGACCAAGACCCCCGACGCGGGTGAGTTCGTGCCGAGGGGCGGATTCGTAATAAGAGGGAAGCGCAATTACGCTCACCACCTGCCGCTTGAACTCGCCGTAGGGGAGATATCCTACGAGGGTGCCAGAAAGATAATGTCCGGCCCGAGGTCGAGCGTGGAGAAACTGTCCACCAAATACGCAGTGATAGTTCCGGGAAAGAACACCGGAGGGAATGCGTCCGCCGTCCTGGCCAAAATATTCGGCGTCCCCGAGGAAGAGATCGCCAGGATCCTTCCGCCAGGTGAGGCGGAGATCAAAGAGAGGCATAATCTAGAATAG
- a CDS encoding ABC transporter permease, with protein sequence MAVREQLSTHWRTFRWASWLGWQMEANWTNWYLFVIYSIAKPIAGTLIVVIMYLIVFGGVTGDPTFFSYMYLGNAFYIFIGQALFGTTWVIHEDREHYQTLKQIYMAPISLFVYLIGRAMAKIAVAGIAVIITLAFGMLVLQLPLAMLNIDWPLLALALLIGLLCMVSIGVALAGITFLTAKHGYGINEGVAGIFYLFCGAIFPLTVLPDWGRAIGQAIPITYWLEITRRAMLPGSGISTISGLGDFSNVQILSFLLLSAGIFLVFSTGIFKYADYLARKKGKLDMSTSY encoded by the coding sequence ATGGCAGTGAGGGAACAGCTCTCGACCCATTGGCGGACCTTCCGCTGGGCATCCTGGCTGGGGTGGCAGATGGAGGCGAATTGGACCAATTGGTACCTGTTCGTCATCTATTCCATTGCCAAGCCCATAGCCGGGACCCTCATCGTCGTCATCATGTACCTGATCGTGTTCGGAGGGGTGACCGGGGATCCGACGTTCTTCTCCTACATGTACCTCGGGAACGCATTCTACATCTTCATCGGCCAGGCGCTTTTCGGGACGACCTGGGTCATTCACGAGGACCGGGAGCACTACCAGACCCTGAAGCAGATCTACATGGCCCCGATCAGTCTGTTCGTCTACCTGATCGGGAGGGCCATGGCCAAGATCGCCGTGGCCGGAATCGCGGTGATAATCACTCTGGCCTTCGGGATGTTGGTCCTGCAACTTCCCCTGGCGATGCTGAATATTGACTGGCCACTGCTGGCGCTGGCGCTGTTGATCGGCCTGCTCTGCATGGTCTCGATCGGGGTGGCCCTGGCCGGGATAACCTTCCTGACCGCCAAGCATGGCTACGGCATCAATGAGGGCGTGGCCGGCATCTTCTACCTGTTCTGCGGGGCGATCTTCCCGCTCACCGTCCTTCCCGATTGGGGGAGGGCGATCGGTCAGGCCATACCCATCACCTACTGGCTTGAGATCACCAGGAGGGCGATGCTTCCCGGTTCGGGCATATCCACCATCAGCGGGTTGGGGGATTTTTCCAACGTCCAGATACTCTCTTTTCTGCTCCTCTCGGCGGGGATATTCCTAGTCTTCTCCACCGGTATATTCAAGTATGCGGACTATCTTGCCAGAAAGAAGGGCAAGCTCGACATGAGCACGTCCTATTGA
- a CDS encoding ABC transporter permease, whose translation MTDWRLNGRAIIGRAYPRVLGVMREPSWILFDIFLPLLGIAAYIFYYRAMNAPEMYTGFIVIGGAMTAYWMNVLWSMATQFYWEKEVGNLQLYMLAPMSRMSVLAGMALGGMLMTTIRAVSTVLLGVFLFNVQLTLAQPLELALVFSLTLIALYGMGMMFSSLFLMWGRSAMQMTSLLQEPIYLVSGFYFPVKALGYWVALGASILPITLGLDGMRQLLFGVSSNGFLPVDLEIIILAVLAVAFFFLARHFLEYMENMGKREGRLTLRWQ comes from the coding sequence ATGACCGATTGGCGGCTGAACGGAAGAGCGATCATCGGGCGGGCCTATCCCCGTGTCCTCGGGGTCATGCGGGAACCGTCATGGATCCTCTTCGACATCTTCCTGCCGCTGCTAGGGATCGCCGCGTACATATTCTACTACCGGGCCATGAACGCCCCGGAGATGTATACCGGCTTCATTGTGATCGGCGGAGCCATGACCGCCTACTGGATGAACGTGCTGTGGTCCATGGCGACGCAGTTCTACTGGGAGAAGGAGGTGGGCAATCTGCAGCTGTACATGCTCGCCCCGATGTCCCGCATGAGCGTGCTGGCCGGTATGGCTCTCGGAGGTATGCTCATGACCACCATCAGGGCGGTCTCGACCGTGCTCCTGGGCGTGTTCCTGTTCAATGTACAGCTTACCCTGGCACAACCGCTGGAGCTTGCTCTGGTCTTCTCTTTGACGCTCATCGCGCTCTATGGCATGGGAATGATGTTCTCCTCCCTGTTCCTGATGTGGGGACGCTCGGCAATGCAAATGACCTCGCTGCTGCAGGAACCGATCTATCTGGTGTCGGGATTCTATTTCCCGGTGAAGGCCCTGGGCTACTGGGTGGCGTTAGGGGCCTCCATACTCCCCATAACCCTGGGCCTTGACGGCATGCGCCAGCTGCTGTTCGGCGTCAGCTCCAACGGGTTCCTGCCGGTCGACCTTGAGATCATCATCCTGGCAGTGCTGGCGGTCGCGTTCTTCTTCCTGGCCAGGCATTTCCTGGAGTATATGGAGAACATGGGCAAGAGGGAAGGGAGGCTGACCCTGAGATGGCAGTGA